Proteins encoded within one genomic window of Enterococcus haemoperoxidus ATCC BAA-382:
- the mnmG gene encoding tRNA uridine-5-carboxymethylaminomethyl(34) synthesis enzyme MnmG, translating to MNQFKAESYDVIVVGAGHAGSEAALASARMGSKTLLLTINLDMVAFMPCNPSVGGPAKGVVVREIDALGGEMGHNIDKTYIQMRMLNTGKGPAVRALRAQADKHAYATEMKHTIERTDNLSLRQGIVERLIVEDGICKGVITTTGAQYQSKAVIITAGTALRGEIIIGELKYSSGPNNSLPSIGLADHLKELGLEMDRFKTGTPPRVKSSTIDYSVTEEQPGDEQPNHFSFSTPDSAYNLDQRSCWLTYTNEGTHEIIQDNLHRAPMFTGIVEGVGARYCPSIEDKIVRFSDKPRHQLFLEPEGLNTEEVYVQGLSTSLPEDVQTDILHSIAGLEKAEMMRTGYAIEYDVVVPHQLRPTLETKVIDGLFTAGQTNGTSGYEEAAGQGLIAGINAALKVQDKEPFVMKRSDGYIGVMIDDLVTKGTNEPYRLLTSRAEYRLILRHDNADLRLTEQGYEIGLVKEDQYAAYLEKKKAVEAEIARLNSVRVKPTADVQAFLEAKGSVPLKDGVLAGDFLKRPEMSYHEVTQFIPSSEVELDDKVIEQVEIQLKYEGYIKKALEKVDKLKRMEAKRIPENIDYAAINGLATEAKQKLQKIQPETIAQASRISGVNPADVSILMVYIEQGKIAKVTKTN from the coding sequence ATGAATCAATTTAAAGCAGAATCTTATGACGTAATTGTAGTCGGAGCAGGCCATGCCGGTTCAGAAGCAGCCTTAGCATCCGCTCGTATGGGCAGTAAAACACTGCTACTAACAATCAATTTAGATATGGTGGCCTTTATGCCATGTAATCCGTCTGTGGGAGGGCCAGCAAAAGGCGTCGTTGTGCGAGAAATCGATGCGTTAGGCGGCGAAATGGGTCACAATATAGACAAAACATACATCCAAATGCGGATGCTAAACACTGGAAAAGGTCCGGCCGTTCGCGCGTTGCGCGCCCAAGCGGATAAACACGCTTACGCAACAGAAATGAAGCACACAATCGAGCGGACGGACAACTTATCATTACGTCAAGGAATCGTTGAACGCTTGATCGTAGAAGATGGTATTTGTAAAGGCGTTATCACAACAACAGGTGCACAATATCAAAGTAAAGCCGTGATTATTACAGCAGGAACAGCTCTTCGCGGAGAAATCATTATCGGTGAACTAAAATATTCTTCAGGACCCAACAATTCATTACCGTCAATTGGTTTAGCGGATCATCTTAAAGAACTTGGACTTGAAATGGATCGTTTCAAAACAGGAACACCACCACGTGTGAAATCTAGTACGATCGATTATTCTGTGACAGAAGAACAGCCTGGTGATGAACAACCAAATCACTTTAGTTTTAGTACACCGGATAGTGCTTATAATTTAGATCAACGTTCTTGTTGGTTGACTTACACAAATGAAGGAACGCATGAAATCATCCAAGACAATCTGCATCGTGCACCGATGTTTACAGGAATCGTCGAAGGAGTTGGCGCTCGTTATTGTCCTTCGATCGAAGATAAAATCGTTCGTTTTTCTGACAAGCCTCGCCATCAACTATTTTTGGAGCCAGAAGGATTGAACACAGAAGAAGTTTACGTTCAAGGACTGTCTACTTCATTACCAGAAGATGTCCAAACGGATATCTTACATTCAATTGCTGGTTTAGAAAAAGCTGAAATGATGCGTACTGGTTATGCGATCGAATATGATGTTGTCGTGCCGCATCAATTACGTCCAACCTTAGAAACTAAAGTTATCGATGGTTTATTTACGGCTGGACAAACAAATGGTACAAGCGGCTACGAAGAAGCAGCAGGCCAAGGCCTAATTGCAGGAATCAATGCAGCTTTAAAAGTCCAAGATAAAGAACCTTTCGTGATGAAACGCAGCGATGGTTATATCGGTGTTATGATCGATGATTTAGTGACAAAAGGAACCAATGAACCGTATCGTTTACTAACATCAAGAGCAGAATATCGTTTGATTTTACGCCACGACAATGCAGATTTACGTTTAACAGAGCAAGGGTATGAAATTGGACTAGTCAAAGAAGACCAATACGCAGCTTATCTTGAAAAGAAAAAAGCGGTTGAAGCAGAAATTGCTCGCTTGAATTCAGTCAGAGTGAAGCCTACAGCGGACGTACAAGCGTTTTTAGAAGCGAAAGGTTCTGTTCCGCTGAAAGATGGGGTCCTAGCCGGAGACTTCTTAAAACGCCCAGAAATGAGCTATCATGAAGTGACACAATTTATCCCATCTTCTGAGGTAGAATTAGATGATAAAGTCATTGAGCAAGTTGAAATTCAACTAAAATATGAAGGTTATATAAAAAAAGCTTTGGAAAAAGTCGATAAATTAAAACGTATGGAAGCCAAACGAATTCCAGAAAATATCGATTATGCTGCAATCAATGGTTTGGCTACTGAAGCAAAACAAAAATTGCAAAAAATTCAACCAGAAACGATTGCCCAAGCAAGTCGAATCAGTGGTGTCAATCCAGCTGACGTATCGATTTTGATGGTTTATATCGAACAGGGTAAGATAGCAAAGGTAACTAAAACAAACTAA